A DNA window from Deltaproteobacteria bacterium contains the following coding sequences:
- the tsaD gene encoding tRNA (adenosine(37)-N6)-threonylcarbamoyltransferase complex transferase subunit TsaD: MRSFQKVLAIETSCDDTSVAVVASTGQVLSCVMAGQDLYHEKYGGIVPEIASRNHTHHLLPLIEEALKAAGTSMSSIDGFAVTSRPGLIGALLTGLVTAKTLSLTTGKPFVGINHLEGHLLAPFLTDEGYSPPKGFDFPYIALAVSGGHTTLYKVDGFGRYKVLGRTLDDAAGEAFDKFAKKIGLGFPGGAKVDRLGAVGNRTRFEFPRAMLKDERDDVSFSGLKTSASRLFEELLPADQELILKQAEGFLKSGSAEPGLLADLCASFQEAIVDVLVARISRAAFRENLSRVVLTGGVAANSRLRARVTEWSQANGRVAAIPPLRFCTDNAAMIGLAGIIRLNLGEVSATSLGPQPKAPLDQEQVPV; this comes from the coding sequence ATGCGCTCCTTTCAAAAAGTTCTGGCCATTGAAACGAGCTGCGATGATACGTCTGTGGCGGTGGTGGCCAGCACTGGGCAAGTCTTAAGCTGCGTGATGGCCGGGCAAGATCTTTATCACGAAAAGTACGGCGGTATCGTTCCCGAGATCGCTTCGCGAAATCACACCCATCATTTGTTGCCGTTGATCGAGGAAGCGCTCAAGGCCGCTGGAACTTCTATGTCGAGCATCGATGGGTTTGCAGTGACTTCACGGCCAGGTTTGATCGGCGCACTTCTGACCGGATTGGTAACGGCGAAGACTTTAAGTCTTACAACTGGAAAACCGTTCGTGGGAATTAATCACCTTGAAGGTCACTTGCTTGCGCCCTTTTTAACAGATGAAGGTTATTCGCCGCCCAAGGGATTTGATTTCCCCTACATTGCGCTTGCCGTAAGTGGAGGGCACACAACGCTCTACAAAGTCGATGGGTTCGGTCGGTACAAAGTGCTGGGCCGCACTTTGGATGATGCGGCCGGTGAGGCCTTCGATAAGTTTGCAAAAAAAATTGGCCTCGGTTTTCCAGGGGGAGCCAAGGTGGATCGCCTTGGTGCAGTTGGAAATCGCACTCGTTTCGAGTTTCCGCGGGCCATGCTGAAAGATGAACGCGACGATGTCAGTTTTTCGGGACTTAAAACTTCCGCCTCTCGCTTATTTGAAGAGCTGCTTCCGGCAGATCAAGAGTTAATTCTTAAACAGGCCGAAGGGTTTCTAAAATCGGGCTCTGCGGAGCCGGGTTTACTTGCAGATCTGTGCGCTAGCTTTCAGGAGGCGATTGTCGATGTACTTGTTGCGCGCATCTCGCGTGCAGCGTTTCGCGAAAACTTGTCTCGCGTCGTGCTGACCGGCGGAGTTGCGGCGAACAGTCGTTTGCGAGCGAGAGTGACAGAGTGGAGTCAAGCAAACGGGCGAGTCGCCGCAATTCCTCCGCTTCGATTTTGCACGGACAATGCAGCGATGATTGGACTTGCCGGTATTATCCGTCTGAATCTAGGCGAAGTTTCGGCGACATCATTAGGCCCTCAGCCCAAGGCGCCACTCGATCAGGAGCAGGTGCCTGTATGA
- a CDS encoding tetratricopeptide repeat protein has product MSNPSTPAVAVIVGLMMSGALMTSGCLQTRSNLKEQEEKQVLRKQVVNLQQTTADVSSKFNEVDEDLRKTNGRIEALDARMTQIKDRAEKNDFALESKFKEQDTKFQAFREELQKMQAELLEVKASNSALQAAFQAGGAPSGSSGGKNSDKNPFELGDSRFEQKAWREAIFAYEDYRKSYPKGKNFGAATYKIGVCFQELGMLDDAKPFYDEVISKFPKSKEADRARSRLKAISKKK; this is encoded by the coding sequence ATGTCGAATCCCAGTACTCCAGCTGTCGCAGTGATCGTCGGGTTGATGATGTCTGGCGCATTGATGACGTCTGGTTGCTTGCAAACTAGGTCCAACTTGAAGGAACAAGAGGAAAAGCAGGTTTTACGCAAACAAGTTGTCAACTTGCAGCAGACGACAGCGGACGTTTCATCAAAATTCAACGAAGTGGACGAGGATCTTCGAAAGACCAATGGTCGCATCGAGGCTCTCGACGCCCGCATGACTCAGATCAAAGACCGAGCGGAAAAAAATGACTTTGCTCTGGAGTCTAAGTTCAAAGAGCAAGACACAAAATTCCAAGCATTTCGCGAAGAGCTTCAGAAGATGCAGGCCGAACTGTTGGAAGTGAAAGCCTCGAACTCTGCCCTACAGGCTGCGTTTCAAGCCGGTGGAGCACCATCGGGATCAAGTGGCGGCAAAAACTCGGACAAGAATCCCTTTGAATTGGGCGACAGTCGCTTCGAGCAAAAGGCTTGGCGAGAGGCGATTTTCGCCTACGAGGACTATCGGAAGTCCTACCCCAAGGGAAAAAACTTTGGTGCCGCGACCTATAAGATAGGCGTCTGTTTTCAAGAGCTAGGTATGCTGGACGATGCAAAGCCATTTTATGACGAAGTTATCTCGAAGTTCCCGAAATCCAAAGAGGCAGATCGCGCGCGATCTCGGCTGAAAGCAATTTCGAAAAAGAAGTAA
- the pal gene encoding peptidoglycan-associated lipoprotein Pal — translation MKENYAMQKNSTSTPSTFSTTFSRTLTLVLGLAVVATLSLASCTKAKKADGEGGAESSGMSDAGPQVTDKDMAYDQAGSDGGNISGLSTIFFEYDQARLTDTSKNKLKENADWIRANPAVTVQIEGHTDSRGSTEYNLSLGERRAKSVRQYLEGLGVESKRMTILSYGEEKPLASGDTEAAFSKNRRANFVPVQ, via the coding sequence ATGAAGGAGAACTACGCCATGCAAAAAAATTCGACATCGACTCCATCAACCTTCTCAACAACGTTCTCAAGAACTCTTACTCTTGTCCTGGGACTAGCGGTGGTCGCCACACTGTCATTGGCTTCCTGCACGAAAGCAAAAAAGGCGGACGGTGAAGGTGGAGCAGAGAGCTCTGGAATGTCAGACGCAGGTCCTCAGGTCACTGATAAAGATATGGCCTACGACCAAGCTGGTTCTGACGGTGGCAACATCAGCGGCCTCAGCACTATTTTCTTTGAATACGATCAGGCGCGCCTAACCGACACGTCGAAAAATAAGCTGAAGGAAAACGCGGACTGGATCCGAGCAAATCCCGCTGTCACTGTCCAAATTGAAGGACACACTGATTCTCGTGGTTCGACAGAATACAATTTGTCGCTCGGTGAGCGCCGTGCAAAGTCGGTTCGCCAGTATCTTGAAGGGCTGGGAGTTGAATCGAAGCGCATGACTATTCTGAGTTACGGCGAAGAAAAGCCATTGGCGTCGGGAGATACAGAGGCGGCGTTTTCGAAAAACCGTCGCGCTAACTTTGTTCCAGTTCAGTAG